From one Psilocybe cubensis strain MGC-MH-2018 chromosome 13, whole genome shotgun sequence genomic stretch:
- a CDS encoding Protein-S-isoprenylcysteine O-methyltransferase, producing the protein MSLAKIPVICILTFTYNAMFTAPNPAPAKEDMVATAKVDWVSGRNFILQMSRLGQTLLGAVEIISIITNAYPSSSLSQKILYLCYFQEKDPGRLQLHPLSYLAAFFWVCGYLMRMRTYQDLGRFFRFDISIQKDHELVTTGLYAYVRHPSYSGIILADLGWGLWYGTKGSWIRESAFLDSVGGTITLATFIILFMLPGPAFTLSRMSNEDKALRSKFGKKWDAWASKVPYRLIPGIY; encoded by the exons ATGTCGCTTGCTAAAATACCTGTCATCTGCATCTTGACATTTACTTACAATGCTATGTTCACGGCTCCAAACCCGGCTCCTGCGAAGGAAGATATGGTGGCCACTGCCAAAGTTGACTGGGTATCAGGCAGAAATTTTATACTCCAGATGTCAAGA CTTGGACAGACTCTTCTCGGTGCCGTTGAGATCATCTCCATAATTACCAATGCATATCCCTCGTCGTCTCTGTCGCAGAAGATACTATACCTCTGTTATTTCCAAGAAAAGGATCCCGGACGCCTCCAACTCCACCCATTAAGCTATCTCGCCGCATTTTTCTGGGTATGCGGATATTTGATGAGGATGCGCACCTACCAGGATCTAGGCCGTTTCTTCCGTTTTGACATCAGTATTCAGAAAGACCATGAACTCGTAACAACAGGTCTTTACGCCTATGTTCGACATCCTAGCTACAGTGGTATCATCCTAGCCGACCTCGGTTGGGGCTTATGGTACGGGACAAAAGGATCCTGGATTAGGGAGTCTGCATTTCTGGACTCGGTGGGAGGAACCATTACGTTAGCCACGTTCATCATACTATTTATGCTTCCTGGTCCCGCCTTCACACTCTCAAGAATGTCGAACGAGGATAAGGCATTGAGGAGTAAATTTGGAAAGAAATGGGATGCATGGGCAAGCAAAGTGCCTTATCGGCTGATACCCGGAATTTATTAA
- a CDS encoding Protein-S-isoprenylcysteine O-methyltransferase — protein MSLAKVPIVAVLSLAFKEMLTSPHPDPPKGEEVPSASVDVSIARDIILTSSYVGQIILGTAEIATILAYTSPSSPLSQHLLSALTFPGGDPSRLRLNAFSILGAILWLAGAAIRMQSYQHMGKFFRFTVSIQKDHKLITTGPYAYVRHPSYSGLMLADIGWFLWNGSQGSWIRESGLWSHSIGRSVLTLFTVCFILSPPFVTFLRVEKEDDALKKQFGKEWLEWREKVPYRIIPGVY, from the exons ATGTCCTTAGCTAAGGTCCCCATCGTTGCTGTGTTATCCCTTGCTTTCAAGGAAATGTTGACGTCGCCCCATCCAGACCCTCCGAAAGGCGAAGAGGTTCCATCGGCTAGCGTGGATGTTTCCATAGCGCGGGACATCATACTCACATCGTCATAT GTCGGTCAGATCATCCTTGGAACGGCCGAAATTGCCACAATATTAGCATACACTAGTCCTTCATCCCCTCTATCTCAGCACCTTCTGTCGGCCCTGACATTTCCTGGTGGGGATCCCAGCCGACTTCGCCTGAACGCTTTCAGCATATTGGGAGCCATTTTATGGCTTGCTGGCGCTGCGATACGAATGCAGTCGTATCAACATATGGGAAAATTTTTCCGCTTTACCGTCAGCATTCAGAAAGACCATAAATTGATCACCACCGGACCGTATGCATACGTTCGTCACCCAAGCTACAGTGGCCTTATGCTGGCTGATATTGGCTGGTTCTTATGGAACGGGTCGCAAGGATCCTGGATAAGAGAGTCGGGTTTGTGGAGTCATAGTATCGGCAGATCGGTCCTAACCTTGTTCACCGTTTGCTTCATACTGTCTCCTCCGTTCGTCACATTCTTGCGCGTGGAGAAGGAAGACGATGCGCTGAAAAAGCAATTTGGGAAGGAATGGTTAGAATGGCGGGAAAAAGTACCTTACCGTATCATCCCTGGTGTCTATTAG
- a CDS encoding E3 ubiquitin-protein ligase CSU1, producing MYKYEHAVTDVHQPFSSNDTAPAPPFQLQVSSLPYLIMTKHSKNNTASSIFTYAEYKKLDYGTKKQRLGNESMRRFDACALCLNRAREPLVCNEGHLFCKECVYKDLLTQKNAIKRQKAKIETLKQEAEAERARAREAARERVLLDFEKGQLGLGGLSAGSSKEATNETKEDDQKTGTKRKNPSTPFSFSQSTVSALTLQAEEAALKKIEAEQAEALKNKLPDFWLPSLTPTHTAGPPPQTLEEIQTQMDSFKPVCRGGGQAVSHPLAMKNLIPVKFTFYNASSSGTTEDSTKVKKDDAEPMCPSCKKRLSNSVLLFLSKPCGHVTCKTCTDTLVRPGKQCIVCDVKLKDKDVIELKREGTGFAGGGLAETSKSGVAFQG from the exons ATGTACAAATACGAGCACGCTGTCACCGATGTTCACCAGCCTTTCTCAAGCAACGATACGGCCCCGGCTCCCCCATTTCAACTACAAGTCTCATCCTTGCCTTACCTGATCATGACTAAACACAGCAAAAACAATACGGCATCATCGATATTCACTTATGCGGAATATAAGAAGCTAGACTATGGTACAAAGAAACAACGTCTGGGAAACGAGTCTATGCGTCGATTTGATGCTTGCGCGCTCTGCTTAAATCGGGCGCGCGAGCCCTTGGTATGCAATGAAGGACATTTATTCTGCAAGGAGTGCGTATACAAAGATCTAC TTACTCAAAAGAACGCCATTAAGCGACAGAAGGCTAAGATCGAAACTCTAAAGCAGGAAGCCGAGGCAGAACGCGCGAGAGCGCGTGAAGCAGCTAGAGAACGCGTGTTGTTGGATTTCGAGAAGGGTCAATTAGGTCTCGGAGGACTCAGTGCAGGGAGCTCAAAAGAGGCCACAAATGAAACCAAAGAAGATGACCAGA AGACGGGAACGAAACGCAAGAACCCATCTACACCATTCTCATTTTCCCAGAGCACCGTGTCTGCCCTGACCCTCCAGGCTGAAGAAGCTGCTTTGAAAAAGATAGAAGCTGAACAGGCCGAGGCACTCAAAAACAAACTTCCAGATTTTTGGCTCCCTTCCTTAACACCAACGCATACAGCTGGACCCCCTCCACAAACTTTGGAGGAGATACAGACGCAGATGGATTCATTCAAACCAGTGTGTCGCGGTGGTGGCCAGGCGGTTTCCCATCCATTGGC CATGAAAAACTTGATTCCTGTCAAATTCACGTTTTACAACGCTTCATCTTCAGGTACAACTGAAGACAGCACCAAAGTGAAGAAAGACGATGCTGAACCCATGTGTCCATCATGTAAAAAGCGTCTGTCAAACAGTGTTCTCCTTTTCC TAAGCAAGCCATGTGGCCATGTCACTTGTAAGACGTGTACAGACACGCTTGTGCGCCCGGGGAAGCAGTGCATTGTCTGTGATGTCAAGCTAAAGGATAAAGATGTGATAGAGTTGAAAAGAGAAG GTACCGGATTTGCTGGTGGTGGTCTGGCTGAGACATCCAAATCTGGAGTTGCTTTCCAAGGATAA
- a CDS encoding Protein farnesyltransferase/geranylgeranyltransferase type-1 subunit alpha — translation MPRKLDFDDSLFADLPEWADVTPVEQYEGVNPVAPIFYTPEYTDATNYFRAIVQSGEKSERVLDLTENIIRQNPAHYSAWQYRYETLVSLLPTPTPSSHPLLTAEVELMDELAVLFLKTYQVWHHRRLLVQITREPQRELDFIKKGLQVDSKNYHTWSYRQWILGFFGGKGSISKEGDEEIDEDLWASELDFVDTLLATDVRNNSAWHHRFFVVWACGVREGEEDRERVLKRELIYAKQAISLAPSNPSAWNYLRGILAHTNTPFSSLVTFAEAYAYPRESVDAKQRDIVDLENPLPSESADLPCAEAMEFLADAWEVEGGQEKIDAAVTMWTALANERDVMRKKYWEHRIRDAHLGLRGGQKKTTTA, via the exons ATGCCTAGGAAATTGGATTTCGACGACAGTCTTTTTGCAGATTTGCCGGAATGGGCAGACGTGACGCCTGTCGAGCAATACGAGGGGGTGAACCCCGTCGCACCCATCTTTTACACACCAGAAT ACACGGATGCCACGAACTACTTCCGCGCAATCGTCCAAAGTGGAGAGAAGAGTGAAAGGGTGCTAGATCTTACCGAAAACATCATTAGGCAAAATCCAGCACACTATTCTGCCTGGCAATATCGTTATGAGACCTTGGTTTCGCTTTTACCTACGCCAACACCATCTTCACATCCCCTCTTGACTGCAGAAGTGGAGCTCATGGATGAACTCGCTGTACTCTTTCTCAAGACTTATCAAGTATGGCACCACAGACGTTTGCTAGTTCAAATAACCCGCGAACCACAAAGAGAACTTGATTTTATTAAAAAAGGACTGCAAGTAGACTCTAAGAACTATCACACCTGGAGCTACAGACAATGGATATTAGGATTCTTCGGTGGAAAGGGGTCAATCAGTAAAGAGGGCGACGAAGAAATTGACGAGGATCTGTGGGCCAGTGAACTGGACTTTGTGGACACCCTTCTGGCCACCGATGTTCGAAATAACTCGGCCTGGCACCATCGCTTCTTTGTTGTCTGGGCCTGTGGAGTACGTGAAGGGGAAGAGGACCGAGAACGGGTCCTCAAACGCGAACTCAT CTACGCAAAACAAGCCATATCCCTTGCTCCATCAAACCCATCAGCGTGGAATTACCTTCGGGGTATACTTGCGCACACCAATAcgcctttttcttcattaGTCACGTTTGCCGAAGCCTATGCTTATCCACGCGAATCCGTTGATGCTAAGCAAAGGGATATTGTTGATCTAGAAAACCCACTTCCGAGTGAAAGTGCAGACTTACCTTGCGCAGAAGCTATGGAATTCCTGGCGGATGCTTGGGAAGTTGAAGGAGGACAAGAAAAAATAGATGCAGCTGTGACAATGTGGACGGCCCTGGCTAACGAACGAGATGTCATGAGAAAGAA ATATTGGGAGCATCGTATTCGGGACGCGCATCTTGGTTTACGAGGAGggcagaagaagacaacGACAGCCTAA
- a CDS encoding 40S ribosomal protein S30-A — MGKVHGSLARAGKVKSQTPKVDKQEKKKTPKGRAKKRILYNRRFVNVTTLPGGKRKMNPNPEK; from the exons ATGGGAAAAG TTCACGGATCTCTTGCCCGCGCTGGTAAAGTCAAGTCGCAGACCCCCAAGGTCGATAagcaggagaagaaaaagaccCCCAAGGGTCGTGCCAAGAAGCGCATTCTCTATAACAGGCG CTTCGTGAACGTCACCACACTGCCTGGCGGCAAGAGAAAGAT GAACCCCAACCCCGAGAAGTAA
- a CDS encoding Calcium uniporter protein 5, mitochondrial, which translates to MSNAHPTVLLLHPSQPLSHVSQLIRSSLPSTSPTTTISFRGVSMPGRRPFQWSDSTELGDFLRDAARSSEFTICFTEPTDNSHIHLSSDPIRTPNDNGHKLENHSSSKSSSSQSNMVISIPSFKDRTRFLRTRLDQIQRQLGEMESLKAQCDHEAHRGARRMALGGFGTLVAYWAGVCRLTFWDYGWDIMEPITYLSGLSTVILGYLWFLYQGREVSYTSVLARSISKRRETLYKSHGLDIERWYELVDERKSLRATINRIAQDYEGGEIEDASDSNKSPESIPVELQEVIDKPLIASEETAESSKDALSHAHEDTQLDHSQDRKSNERTVDSPSEESENKGPSTSKSDR; encoded by the exons ATGTCGAATGCACACCCAActgttttgcttttgcaTCCTTCTCAACCCCTTTCTCATGTTAGCCAGCTCATTCGGTCATCTCTACCCTCGACATCCCCTACAACAACTATATCATTCAGAGGTGTATCTATGCCAGGAAGGCGCCCATTCCAGTGGTCGGACTCGACGGAGCTAGGAGACTTTCTGAGAGACGCTGCTCGCTCATCGGAATTTACCATATGTTTCACAGAACCCACAGATAACTCGCATATCCATCTTTCTAGTGACCCTATTCGTACCCCTAATGATAATGGTCACAAATTGGAAAACCATTCTTCTTCAAAATCAAGCTCTTCACAATCCAATATGGTTATCTCAATACCCTCATTTAAGGATCGAACCCGCTTTCTCCGAACGCGCCTTGACCAGATTCAACGTCAGCTTGGTGAGATGGAAAGCCTCAAGGCTCAATGCGACCATGAGGCTCACCGCGGTGCACGGCGGATGGCGCTTGGCGGATTTGGCACGTTGGTAGCATACTGGGCAGGCGTTTGTCGCCTCACATTCTGGGACTATGGATG GGATATCATGGAACCAATCACATACCTCTCCGGTCTATCTACCGTCATACTAGGATATCTGTG GTTTCTGTATCAAGGTCGTGAAGTTTCATATACGTCCGTTCTCGCACGGAGTATATCCAAACGACGCGAAACTCTGTATAAATCCCACGGACTCGACATTGAACGCTGGTATGAACTCGTTGACGAGCGAAAATCGCTCCGTGCGACAATCAATCGAATCGCACAGGACTATGAAGGCGGAGAGATAGAGGACGCGTCCGATTCCAACAAATCTCCAGAAAGTATTCCTGTCGAACTTCAAGAAGTTATTGACAAACCGCTCATAGCTTCTGAAGAAACTGCCGAGTCATCGAAAGATGCTCTCTCGCATGCACACGAGGATACACAACTGGATCATTCTCAGGACAGGAAATCTAACGAAAGGACCGTTGACAGTCCCTCAGAAGAATCAGAGAACAAAGGCCCTTCCACCAGCAAGTCAGACCGTTAA
- a CDS encoding putative 7-dehydrocholesterol reductase: MSLVKIPLICILTLTYNAMFTPPNPLPAKEDLVERTQIEWISGRKFTLPMLRLGQTLLSAVEIVAIIASNNPSSSASQKILSLTFFEGKDPGKLQLHPLSYLAAFLWLSGYAMRMRTFRDLGQFFHFHVSVQKDHQLITSGLYTYVRHPSYSGIILADLGFCLWHGTRGSWVRESQLLDSAGGIVALSIFVAMFMLPGPALTLSRMSKEDEALRRKFGKKWDTWANKVPYRLIPGVY; this comes from the exons ATGTCCCTCGTCAAGATACCTCTCATCTGCATATTAACGCTCACATACAATGCTATGTTTACTCCTCCGAATCCACTTCCTGCAAAGGAGGACTTGGTGGAAAGAACACAAATAGAATGGATATCTGGAAGGAAGTTTACCCTCCCAATGTTGCGA CTTGGACAAACCCTTCTCAGCGCTGTTGAAATTGTAGCCATAATTGCCAGCAACAATCCGTCATCGTCTGCGTCGCAGAAGATACTTTCTCTCACCTTTTTCGAAGGAAAAGATCCAGGAAAACTCCAACTCCACCCACTGAGCTACCTCGCTGCATTTTTATGGCTATCTGGATACGCAATGAGGATGCGCACTTTCCGAGACCTAGGACAATTTTTCCACTTCCACGTCAGTGTTCAAAAGGATCACCAGCTCATTACATCGGGTCTATATACATACGTCCGACATCCTAGTTATAGTGGAATAATTTTAGCGGATCTCGGGTTCTGTCTATGGCATGGAACAAGAGGATCGTGGGTCAGAGAGTCACAATTATTGGACTCAGCGGGAGGAATAGTGGCATTGAGCATCTTCGTTGCAATGTTCATGCTTCCTGGTCCCGCTCTTACGCTCTCAAGGATGTCGAAAGAGGACGAGGCGCTAAGACGAAAGTTTGGAAAGAAGTGGGACACATGGGCAAACAAAGTGCCTTATAGGCTGATACCTGGAGTCTATTAA